From Desmodus rotundus isolate HL8 chromosome 12, HLdesRot8A.1, whole genome shotgun sequence, one genomic window encodes:
- the VPS9D1 gene encoding VPS9 domain-containing protein 1 isoform X1 yields the protein MAAAAGDGAVKPLQCAMKLANGAIELDTGDRPREAYAEYLRSIHYISQVLLEEVETTKEAGEAVPLETLKMLKLAEQCLERAQSTAAKLGKACLKPAAPVAAPVPSPTSRHRRVYSDEGGKLLPFLPPEMFQRLQVVESQSSKKELTPLEEASLQNQKLKAAYEARVARLDASQALQKTSLTLSLQRQMMENLVIARAREETLQRKMEERRLRLQEAANRRFCSQVALTPEEREQRALYAAILEYDQDHDWPKHWRAKLKRTPGDLSLVTSLVSHLLSVPDHPISQLLKKLQCAVYRALYPVVSRGAAATSAPSGCSLPPDADGLLAPGSRRLRPSQSLYCMLSPLEPTLASRPPDEPPPSPPPAPLQPVLLDRGLDSSPKGPPSPQVGKDSSFEDLEQFLATSDRWGQGPGGQSEPRPSGVKEEPLLVQLRITVKDIHNAIDRLLSLTLLAFEGLNTAVSKDRCLACIEEPFFSPLWPLLLALYRSVHRTRETALSRSMELYRNAPPAALGIPSKLLPRDPESLGTSAYPYWAAAQELGLLVLESCPQKKLECIVRALRAICACAEGYHRAQEPAPEAGPQPGAAAIGADDLLPILSFVVLRSGLPQLVSECAALEEFIHEGYLIGEGGYCLTSLQSALSYLELLPRGALGKERRRAPAEDCRGATCTGALQLLPQP from the exons GAGGCATATGCAGAATACCTGAGGAGCATCCACTATatctcccaggtgctgctggaaGAAGTGGAAACCACCAAAG aagctggggaggctgtgcccctggagaCCCTGAAAATGCTGAAGCTGGCGGAGCAGTGCCTGGAGAGGGCCCAGTCGACGGCTGCCAAGCTTG GGAAAGCCTGCCTGAAGCCAGCCGCGCCCGTGGCTGCTCCTGTGCCCTCAccgaccagccggcaccgccgggtGTACTCAGATGAAGGGGGGAAGCTCCTCCCATTTCTGCCGCCAGAGATGTTCCAGAGGCTCCAGGTGGTGGAGTCGCAGAGCTCTAAGAA GGAGCTGACACCCCTGGAGGAGGCCTCCCTGCAGAATCAGAAGCTGAAGGCTGCCTACGAGGCCCGGGTGGCCCGTCTGGACGCCAGCCAGGCCCTGCAGAAGACATCGCTG accCTGTCCCTGCAGCGGCAGATGATGGAGAACCTGGTGATCGCCAGAGCCCGGGAGGAGACT ctgcagaggaagatggagGAGCGCAGGCTGCGGCTCCAGGAAGCCGCCAACAG GAGGTTCTGCAGCCAGGTTGCCCTGACGCCTGAGGAGCGGGAGCAGCGGGCCCTCTACGCTGCCATCCTGGAGTACGACCAAGACCAC GACTGGCCCAAGCACTGGAGGGCCAAGCTCAAGAGGACCCCTGGGGACCTGTCACTGGTGACCAGCCTGGTGTCCCACCTGCTCAG CGTTCCCGACCACCCCATCTCGCAGCTCCTGAAGAAGCTGCAGTGCGCCGTGTACCGGGCGCTGTACCCCGTCGTGAGCAGGGGCGCTGCTGCCACCTCAGCCCCCAGCggctgctccctgccccctgaTGCCGATGGGTTGCTGGCCCCTGGAAGCCGGCGGCTCCGGCCCTCACAGAGCCTCTACTGCATGCTGTCCCCCCTGGAGCCCACCCTGGCCTCGCGGCCCCCTGACGAGCCCCCTCCTAGTCCCCCGCCAGCCCCACTCCAGCCTGTGCTCCTGGACAGAGGGCTGGACAGCAGCCCTAAGGGGCCTCCCTCACCCCAGGTGGGAAAGGACAGCTCCTTCGAGGACCTGGAGCAGTTCTTGGCCACTTCCGATCGGTGGGGCCAGGGCCCCGGGGGCCAGTCTGAGCCTCGGCCCTCGGGGGTGAAGGAGGAGCCGTTGCTGGTGCAGCTGAGGATTACCGTGAAGGACATCCACAACGCCATCG ACAGACTGCTCTCGTTGACCCTCCTGGCTTTCGAAGGCCTGAACACGGCTGTCTCCAAGGACCGCTGCCTGGCCTGCATCGAGGAGcccttcttctccccactgtGGCCCCTGCTCCTGGCCCTCTACAG gagTGTGCACCGCACCCGGGAGACCGCCCTGAGCAGGAGCATGGAGCTCTACAGGAACGCACCCCCGGCCGCCCTCGGTATCCCCAGCAAGCTGCTCCCTCGGGACCCAGAGAGCCTGGGAACCAGTGCCTACCCCTactgggctgcagcccaggagctggggctgctggtccTGGAGAGCTGCCCCCAGAAGAAGCTGGAGTGCATCG TGCGGGCCTTGCGGGCCATCTGCGCCTGTGCTGAGGGCTACCACCGGGCCCAGGAACCTGCACCCGAGGCCGGACCGCAGCCCGGCGCAGCTGCCAT TGGTGCCGATGACCTCCTGCCCATCCTGTCCTTCGTGGTCCTCAGAAGTGGCCTCCCGCAGTTGGTGTCGGAGTGCGCTGCTCTGGAGGAGTTCATCCATGAGGG GTATCTGATTGGAGAGGGCGGCTACTGCTTGACCTCCCTGCAGAGTGCCCTGAGCTACTTGGAGCTGCTGCCTCGGGGGGCCCTGggcaaggagaggaggagggcccCTGCTGAGGACTGTCGGGGAGCCACCTGCACCGGGGCTCTGCAGCTTTTGCCCCAACCCTGA
- the VPS9D1 gene encoding VPS9 domain-containing protein 1 isoform X2, with protein sequence MLKLAEQCLERAQSTAAKLGKACLKPAAPVAAPVPSPTSRHRRVYSDEGGKLLPFLPPEMFQRLQVVESQSSKKELTPLEEASLQNQKLKAAYEARVARLDASQALQKTSLTLSLQRQMMENLVIARAREETLQRKMEERRLRLQEAANRRFCSQVALTPEEREQRALYAAILEYDQDHDWPKHWRAKLKRTPGDLSLVTSLVSHLLSVPDHPISQLLKKLQCAVYRALYPVVSRGAAATSAPSGCSLPPDADGLLAPGSRRLRPSQSLYCMLSPLEPTLASRPPDEPPPSPPPAPLQPVLLDRGLDSSPKGPPSPQVGKDSSFEDLEQFLATSDRWGQGPGGQSEPRPSGVKEEPLLVQLRITVKDIHNAIDRLLSLTLLAFEGLNTAVSKDRCLACIEEPFFSPLWPLLLALYRSVHRTRETALSRSMELYRNAPPAALGIPSKLLPRDPESLGTSAYPYWAAAQELGLLVLESCPQKKLECIVRALRAICACAEGYHRAQEPAPEAGPQPGAAAIGADDLLPILSFVVLRSGLPQLVSECAALEEFIHEGYLIGEGGYCLTSLQSALSYLELLPRGALGKERRRAPAEDCRGATCTGALQLLPQP encoded by the exons ATGCTGAAGCTGGCGGAGCAGTGCCTGGAGAGGGCCCAGTCGACGGCTGCCAAGCTTG GGAAAGCCTGCCTGAAGCCAGCCGCGCCCGTGGCTGCTCCTGTGCCCTCAccgaccagccggcaccgccgggtGTACTCAGATGAAGGGGGGAAGCTCCTCCCATTTCTGCCGCCAGAGATGTTCCAGAGGCTCCAGGTGGTGGAGTCGCAGAGCTCTAAGAA GGAGCTGACACCCCTGGAGGAGGCCTCCCTGCAGAATCAGAAGCTGAAGGCTGCCTACGAGGCCCGGGTGGCCCGTCTGGACGCCAGCCAGGCCCTGCAGAAGACATCGCTG accCTGTCCCTGCAGCGGCAGATGATGGAGAACCTGGTGATCGCCAGAGCCCGGGAGGAGACT ctgcagaggaagatggagGAGCGCAGGCTGCGGCTCCAGGAAGCCGCCAACAG GAGGTTCTGCAGCCAGGTTGCCCTGACGCCTGAGGAGCGGGAGCAGCGGGCCCTCTACGCTGCCATCCTGGAGTACGACCAAGACCAC GACTGGCCCAAGCACTGGAGGGCCAAGCTCAAGAGGACCCCTGGGGACCTGTCACTGGTGACCAGCCTGGTGTCCCACCTGCTCAG CGTTCCCGACCACCCCATCTCGCAGCTCCTGAAGAAGCTGCAGTGCGCCGTGTACCGGGCGCTGTACCCCGTCGTGAGCAGGGGCGCTGCTGCCACCTCAGCCCCCAGCggctgctccctgccccctgaTGCCGATGGGTTGCTGGCCCCTGGAAGCCGGCGGCTCCGGCCCTCACAGAGCCTCTACTGCATGCTGTCCCCCCTGGAGCCCACCCTGGCCTCGCGGCCCCCTGACGAGCCCCCTCCTAGTCCCCCGCCAGCCCCACTCCAGCCTGTGCTCCTGGACAGAGGGCTGGACAGCAGCCCTAAGGGGCCTCCCTCACCCCAGGTGGGAAAGGACAGCTCCTTCGAGGACCTGGAGCAGTTCTTGGCCACTTCCGATCGGTGGGGCCAGGGCCCCGGGGGCCAGTCTGAGCCTCGGCCCTCGGGGGTGAAGGAGGAGCCGTTGCTGGTGCAGCTGAGGATTACCGTGAAGGACATCCACAACGCCATCG ACAGACTGCTCTCGTTGACCCTCCTGGCTTTCGAAGGCCTGAACACGGCTGTCTCCAAGGACCGCTGCCTGGCCTGCATCGAGGAGcccttcttctccccactgtGGCCCCTGCTCCTGGCCCTCTACAG gagTGTGCACCGCACCCGGGAGACCGCCCTGAGCAGGAGCATGGAGCTCTACAGGAACGCACCCCCGGCCGCCCTCGGTATCCCCAGCAAGCTGCTCCCTCGGGACCCAGAGAGCCTGGGAACCAGTGCCTACCCCTactgggctgcagcccaggagctggggctgctggtccTGGAGAGCTGCCCCCAGAAGAAGCTGGAGTGCATCG TGCGGGCCTTGCGGGCCATCTGCGCCTGTGCTGAGGGCTACCACCGGGCCCAGGAACCTGCACCCGAGGCCGGACCGCAGCCCGGCGCAGCTGCCAT TGGTGCCGATGACCTCCTGCCCATCCTGTCCTTCGTGGTCCTCAGAAGTGGCCTCCCGCAGTTGGTGTCGGAGTGCGCTGCTCTGGAGGAGTTCATCCATGAGGG GTATCTGATTGGAGAGGGCGGCTACTGCTTGACCTCCCTGCAGAGTGCCCTGAGCTACTTGGAGCTGCTGCCTCGGGGGGCCCTGggcaaggagaggaggagggcccCTGCTGAGGACTGTCGGGGAGCCACCTGCACCGGGGCTCTGCAGCTTTTGCCCCAACCCTGA